A genomic window from Plasmodium coatneyi strain Hackeri chromosome 13, complete sequence includes:
- a CDS encoding Choline kinase, whose protein sequence is MESISRTYDNIKNDKNNLSNAESANNGNFKGAPNGTVCCPEDLKMYSTIQLNQEIEISKNPFPLHEINKKNDIPLCAQEFSDLTDPLYIKKICLEKVPEWHHFTEDNLRVKQILSGLTNQLFEVGLKEETANNYHSIRTRVLFRIYGKHVDELYNTISEFEVYKTMSKYKIAPQLLNTFNGGRIEEWLYGDPLRIDDLKNPAILIGVANVLGKFHTLSRKRHLPEHWDRTPCIFKMMEKWKNQLYKYKNIEKYKCDIHKYIKESDKFIKFMQVYSKSDNLANTIVFCHNDLQENNIINTNKCLRLIDFEYSGFNFLATDIANFFIETSIDYSVSSYPFFEIDKKKYISYENRKLFITAYLSNYLDKSLVVPTPQLIDQILEAVEVQALGAHLLWGFWSIIRGYQTKSYNEFDFFLYAEQRLKMYDDQKEYLISNNIIKDYD, encoded by the coding sequence ATGGAAAGTATCAGCAGGACATATGATAATATTAAgaatgataaaaataatttatcaAATGCTGAAAGCGCGAACAATGGAAATTTCAAAGGGGCCCCCAATGGAACCGTCTGTTGTCCTGAAgacttaaaaatgtatagcACTATTCAGCTAAATCAGGAAATAGAAATATCCAAAAATCCATTTCCTTTACatgaaattaataaaaaaaacgacataCCGTTGTGTGCCCAAGAATTTTCAGACCTAACGGATCCgttatatattaaaaagatATGCCTAGAAAAAGTACCAGAGTGGCACCATTTTACCGAAGATAATTTAAGGGTTAAGCAGATACTAAGTGGACTAACCAACCAGTTGTTTGAGGTGGGtctaaaagaagaaacagcaAACAATTATCACTCTATACGGACACGTGTTCTATTTAGGATCTATGGAAAACACGTTGACGAGTTGTATAATACAATCTCCGAATTTGAAGTCTACAAAACTATGagcaaatataaaatagCTCCCCAGTTGCTAAACACATTTAATGGGGGGCGCATAGAGGAATGGCTTTATGGAGATCCCCTCCGAATTGATGATTTAAAAAACCCAGCCATATTAATTGGTGTTGCAAATGTCTTGGGTAAATTTCATACCCTCAGTAGGAAACGCCATTTACCTGAACACTGGGATAGAACACCGTGTATCTTtaaaatgatggaaaaatggaaaaatcagctctacaaatataaaaatatagaaaagtACAAGTGTGATATTCATAAGTATATCAAAGAATCTGATAAgtttattaaatttatgCAAGTGTACTCCAAGTCAGACAATTTAGCCAATACTATCGTCTTCTGCCATAATGACCTACAAGAAAACAACATTATTAACACCAATAAGTGTTTACGCCTAATTGATTTTGAATATTCTGGCTTTAATTTTCTCGCAACAGATATAGCCAACTTTTTCATCGAAACATCCATAGATTATTCTGTAAGCTCCtatcccttttttgaaattgacaagaaaaaatacatttcctatgaaaatagaaaattgtTTATCACAGCATATTTATCAAATTATCTGGACAAATCTCTTGTCGTACCAACCCCCCAATTAATTGATCAAATATTAGAGGCTGTGGAGGTTCAAGCTTTGGGTGCTCATTTGTTGTGGGGATTTTGGTCCATAATTAGAGGCTATCAAACCAAAAGTTACAACgaatttgatttttttctatacGCAGAACAGAGGCTTAAAATGTATGATGACCAAAAGGAGTATTTAATTTCAAACAACATTATTAAGGATTACGATTGA